A genomic segment from Methanolobus zinderi encodes:
- a CDS encoding (R)-citramalate synthase produces the protein MILFENVRFLDTTLRDGEQTPGVALTSEDKVAIATKLDELGVNVIEAGSAITSEGERESIRAVVAEGLDAEICSYCRIMKQDVDYALECDVDSIHLVAPVSDLHINVKLRKDRESVRKMAMETTEYAKEHGLIVELSGEDASRADLEFLKSLYSDGVDAGADRLCFCDTVGLLVPEKTGEIFTDITSAVNAPVSIHCHDDFGLATSNTIAALRAGAKQAHVTMNGIGERSGNTSLEEVVMTIEWLYKCKTDINTTEIFKASRLVSRLTGIPVAPNKSLIGGNAFTHEAGIHVHGLLADTSTYEPIKPEIIGRERKVVLGKHAGKSSVTLALKEMGFDVDDMQLHEILDRVKELGDHGKKVTDADLQSIAETVLNIQREAKVVMDEYTVVSGNRVTPTASVKLRVDGREVVEAGIGDGPVDATVDSIRKAVASIGDVQLEEYHVDAISGGTDALVEVLVKLSKDGKMVTSRGARTDIVMASVEAMLNGINRLI, from the coding sequence ATTATATTATTTGAAAATGTCCGGTTTTTAGACACAACTCTCAGAGACGGCGAACAGACACCAGGCGTAGCACTTACCAGCGAGGATAAGGTGGCAATTGCCACAAAGCTTGATGAGCTTGGTGTGAACGTGATCGAGGCAGGATCTGCCATAACATCCGAAGGTGAGCGCGAATCCATCAGAGCAGTGGTAGCTGAAGGATTGGATGCAGAGATCTGCAGCTACTGCAGGATCATGAAGCAGGATGTTGACTATGCACTTGAGTGTGATGTGGATTCCATTCACCTTGTTGCACCCGTATCCGACCTTCATATCAATGTCAAATTACGCAAGGACAGAGAAAGCGTAAGAAAGATGGCGATGGAAACCACCGAATATGCCAAGGAGCATGGTCTTATCGTGGAGCTCAGTGGCGAGGATGCCTCAAGAGCTGATCTGGAATTCCTGAAATCATTATACTCTGATGGAGTAGATGCAGGAGCTGACAGGTTATGCTTCTGTGATACAGTAGGTTTGCTTGTTCCTGAGAAGACCGGAGAGATATTCACAGATATCACTTCTGCGGTAAACGCACCTGTGAGCATACACTGTCACGATGACTTCGGACTTGCGACCTCCAACACCATCGCAGCCCTCAGGGCAGGTGCAAAGCAGGCACACGTGACCATGAACGGCATAGGGGAACGGTCCGGTAATACGTCGTTGGAAGAAGTTGTAATGACCATCGAATGGTTATATAAATGCAAGACCGACATTAATACAACAGAGATCTTCAAGGCCTCAAGGCTTGTGAGCAGACTGACAGGCATACCCGTGGCACCTAATAAGTCACTGATAGGCGGAAATGCATTCACCCACGAAGCAGGCATTCACGTACATGGTCTGCTGGCAGACACTTCCACATACGAGCCCATCAAGCCTGAGATCATAGGCAGGGAACGCAAGGTCGTACTCGGCAAACATGCAGGCAAGAGCTCAGTTACACTTGCATTAAAAGAGATGGGATTCGATGTTGACGATATGCAGCTGCACGAGATACTTGACCGTGTGAAGGAACTTGGAGACCACGGTAAGAAGGTAACCGATGCTGACCTGCAGTCCATTGCCGAGACCGTACTCAATATCCAGAGAGAAGCAAAGGTCGTCATGGACGAATACACTGTTGTTTCCGGAAACAGGGTTACTCCAACCGCATCCGTCAAGCTCAGAGTAGACGGCAGAGAGGTTGTGGAAGCAGGCATCGGAGACGGACCGGTTGATGCAACAGTTGACAGTATCAGAAAGGCTGTTGCAAGTATTGGAGATGTACAGCTTGAAGAGTATCATGTAGATGCTATCAGTGGTGGCACAGATGCTCTGGTAGAAGTACTTGTAAAACTCTCAAAGGACGGGAAGATGGTCACATCAAGGGGAGCACGTACTGACATAGTAATGGCATCCGTTGAGGCCATGCTGAACGGAATAAACCGTCTTATATAA